From the Mesotoga prima MesG1.Ag.4.2 genome, the window TCATCCCAAGAACTGCTAAAAAGATACTCAACAATCTTTCTCATCAGTCAGTCAGGAGAAAGCGCAGAACTAATCCGATTCATCGAAGAAAACAAAGCGCTTCTGCCTTCTATGACACTTGTAACCAACAACGAAAAGAGCAGCGCGGCAAAGGCTTTCCCTGATGAAAGAGTATTTCCGCTTTTCGCGGGCAATGAGAGATCTATGGGTGCAACAAAAACCTTCGTGAATAGCATTGTCTTAACTCTGATGATTTCAGCCTTCAGAACCGCAAGAAGATTGAACTTTTCTGACCTGCCCACAAGAATGGACGAAGCTTTGTCGCATGATTTATCATGGCTTGCAGCTATGTTATCTGAGAAAAGGGAGAGGATTCTCGTTGCCAGGGGTTTTGGTATAGGTGTTGGAAAGATGGCGAGGCTAATGTTTGCTGAAGTTGCCAAGCTAAGTCTCATATTCTATTCGGGAGCCTCTTTCAGACACGGTCCCGTCGACTTGCTTGCAGACAAGCCCGTTGTAATCACCATGAATCCCAAGGGAGAGACTTACGACCTAATGCAGGAACTCCACAATGACATTTACGACAAATGCGATTTGATTACCCTAACGAATTCGAGAGAGGGGAATGTGAAATCAATATACGTTTCCGATGGCCTGGAAGAAGTCCTTGCTTTCATTCCCATGATGAATCTTCTTCAGAAAACCGCTGAAGAAATCGCCAGAAATAGGGGATTCGATCCCGGCTCAGGTGTATTTGGAACAAAGGTGACCACCAAAGAATAATCAAAATGCTTTGAAAGCAAAAACAACTTCTTTGGAAGTGGCCTTGAAGATTTACGACCTTACTGGAGCTTGGGACTGCTCAAGGGAAAAAACTTATACCGGTTCTTCCGTTTAGTTGGTACCTGTAGGGTTCTATCTACGAACTGCAGCTGCCCTTATATCTGATGCCTGTAATAACCTGCATGGCTTCAACCAAAATCCTCACAAAAAGGTTGTGCTTATCAAGCCCACCAACGGATGAATCTGAACAACTTCAATTTCGTTCGCACCTGAATGCTGGAAAACTTCTTTCATAAATGAAATGCTCGCCGGGTGATCTAATTCGTTGTCGTCGAAATAAACTTCGTCCCACGCATCCCTGTGCTTTCCAGGATCGTCGAACCACATAATATCACCAACAACGATCCTACCGGGCCTCTTCAAAATCTGCGTAAGCTTCGAAATCGCTTCCATCTTCATCGGATCTGTAAGATGGTGAAGAGAATAGATGGCTACAACCTTGTTTATGTTCATTCTTGATAGGTTCACTTCTTCGCACGGGTTCTCGAAGGAGCCCCTAAAGAATTCGACGTTCTCAACACCCGCGCTGGCAATATTTGATCTTGCATCTTCTAACATCCTTCTGCTAATGTCAATGCCTATCACTTTTCTGCAGTAAGGACTGGCGGCCACGGCCCACCTTCCTCTGCCGGTTCCGATATCAAGTAATGTATCTCCGGAATCAAGATCAAGATAATCAAGTGCGAGCGCACCAACCATTGCGATGATATCACCTTTGAACGGATCAATATCTGCAATCGGAGAGGCCTCGGGAAGATTGTCAAATTCTTGCTCAAGTTTTCCACGATCGTAATGCTGCTTCAAATGACTCACCTCGTAACTCTACCTTATCATCTAGATTATACTCCAGGCAACAGTGCAATATGACTGAAATCCGAATCAGTCAGCAGATCTGAATCTCTTGGCCTTCTCTGAAGCTCTTGTAAGCAGCATCAACGACTTTGAGAGCCTCAAGTCCATCTTCTCCTCTTGTGAAAGGATCCTTCCCTGACCTAAGAACCTCAACAAAATCCTCAATCAAAAGGCAATCAAAGTTGTCACCATAAGCTTCCCATCGACTACCCTTTTCGTTGGAATAGACCTCGATCTTTGAGTTGAAGACATCCAGGAAGAGCGTTCCCTCAGTTCCGACTATGTGAAGAGTTACGTCTCCCCAGTAAGGATGGGTCTTTGGTCTCGACCAGCTGCAGTCGAGTGTCATGTACTGGCCAGTCGAAAGTCTGAACATCTCCAGTCCACAGTCTTCGACCGGTATGTCATGTATAAGGGTACCGTAAGTTGCGTAAACCTGTGTGAATTCGCAGTCAAGAAGCCATCTCACTATATCCACCACGTGCACGGTGTGATCCATAACGGCACCGCCACCGCCCAGCACCGGGTCTATGAACCAGCCGCCCGGCATTCTCCCGTGGTTTGTTCCCACCAGACTCACCACTTCGCCCAGCAGACCGCCCGCGATGATCTCTCTGGCCTTTCTCACGGAGGCACTGTACCTGACCGGGAAGGCTATTTGAAGCTTCACATTGTTCTCGCGGCAAATCTCAATCATCGCCTCCGCGTCTTCTACCGTTGTCGCGATCGGCTTTTCGCAGAGAATGTGTTTTCCGGCTCCGGCAGCGATCTCGACGAACTCCCTGTGGGTAGAGTTCTCGCTCGTTACTATCACACCGTCGCTCCGAGCGACGAGTTCTTCTGGCTTTTCACAGGGCTTTATGCCCAGGTGTTTGCAAGCTTTGTTCATCCTGGATCTGTCCTCATCGTAAAGCCCCGCTATCTCGATATCATTCATTCTCTTCAAGGCTCTCACATAGCTGTAACCGTGCATATGTGCAATACCTAGGATCGCGATTTTCGTCATCTCAAAACACCTCCGAAAGCTCGACCGATCTGTGCAGTTTTGCAGACATGTTGGCCGCCAGCGCGACTCTCAACGATTCTATGGCCTCTTGCCCGTTAACGGGGACTTCTCTGTCTTTCTCTACTGAGAGTATGAAGGACTTCAATTCTTCGGTGTACGGATCAAAATAGGCCGGATTCTCCTGCAAGTATCTCGGCTTTCCATCGATCGAAGTTTGCAGACGAAGCATCGTCTCTCTCTCGTAGCTGTTGGTTATCATTCCCTTAGTGCCGACAAATTCGTAGAACGTTCCAAAATTAACAGGCATCCCGGCCGGTTCGGCCCAGCTGCCTTCGATGTGTGCCAGGGCGCCGGATTCGAACCTCAGAATCGCCATGCCATGGTCGAAAGAGTTTTTCTTCCTCTCCGAGCTCAGCGTTACTGACCTCGCTTCGACGGTTTTCACGGGGCCCAGCAGTTTTCTGAGAAAGTCGAAATCGTGTATTGAGAGATCTACGAAGACGCCCCCGCTCTTTGTAATATCGGCGAACCAGTTGTCTATACCGTGAGAGGGAAATGAACCTCCCCTGTAAAGCCTTGCCATTACAATTTCACCCACGTCTCCGGCGGCAGCAAGTTCCTTAACTCTTATATACTGCGGAAAGAAGCGTACAACGTGGCCCACCATGAATTTCCTTCCGCTCTTCTTGGCCGCCCTGTCCATTGCCCTTGCGTCTTCAAGAGTTAGCGCCACGGGCTTTTCGCAGAAGACGTGCTTGCCGGCCTTGAGCGCCCTGACGGCAAGTTCCCTGTGCGTGAATGTCGGCGTGCAGATACCTACAATGTCTACACTGCTGTTTTCCAGAACCTCCTCAAAGCTGGCGACGGTCGCTCCGTATTTTTCTGAGATCGCCTTTGCCCTGCTTTCGATTGGATCGACTATCCAGAGGGAATTTCTTTGATCGATGGCCCTGTAGGCCCTCGCGTGGACGTTTCCCATCATCCCCGCTCCAAGTATCGCTATCGAATGCATCTCGCTCCTCCTTTTCTCTCTTCCGGTTTGAATATGTCGGCTTCGTTCAATCCGATGCAATTCAACACTCTGGTTATGAACTCTCTCTTCAAAAGCTGTTCCGGACCGTGCGAATCGGTCCCGTAAGAGAACCGCACGCCCCTGCGCCGGAGGAGATCGATCACCTCAAGCCTGGGCGATGCGGACATTTCGTGAATCTCCACGGCCACGCCGCTCTTTACGAGGGCCGGACCTATCGAGGCGTACCAGTCGAGGGCGAGATACTTCGCGGCGTAGTAACGCTCGATCTCGCGCCTTTCATCGAAGGGCTGCTCGCTCCAAGAGGCGTCAGGAAGGGTATCCCTCGACATGGCCGAGAACCTGAAAGCCTCCCTTTTCTATTCCGCGCTCTATGTAAGTCCTGTACTCTCTCCAGTAGTCGGATTCGCTCTTATGCCTCCAGTTTACCCTGTGCACGCTGGCGATCAAGAAATCGAAGGGCGGTACCTTCGCCGGAAGCATCAAGCCGTCCGGTCCCAACCCCGTTTCGCCGCCCAGAAGAACCTCTATGCCAGACTTTCTCGCTTTCTCTTTGAACCGGTTGAACAGATCCATATAATGAGCCTCCGACACGGCCACCGAATGGGGCAAGCCCGTTTCGAAGTGATCGGTTATCCCGCATTTCGACAGACCGGCATTACGCAGCGCTGTCAGAACCTCCTCGAAGGACATCGAACCGTCGGAAAAGACCGTATGAAAATCGAAATCAACGCTCAT encodes:
- a CDS encoding SIS domain-containing protein — protein: MNDLSKFLEDMLEQSEAVRTIISTSDVVFEKAKSLNFERVLFTGMGASLHASEVAASFLRYSGIDAESFEMSEIITYSSQELLKRYSTIFLISQSGESAELIRFIEENKALLPSMTLVTNNEKSSAAKAFPDERVFPLFAGNERSMGATKTFVNSIVLTLMISAFRTARRLNFSDLPTRMDEALSHDLSWLAAMLSEKRERILVARGFGIGVGKMARLMFAEVAKLSLIFYSGASFRHGPVDLLADKPVVITMNPKGETYDLMQELHNDIYDKCDLITLTNSREGNVKSIYVSDGLEEVLAFIPMMNLLQKTAEEIARNRGFDPGSGVFGTKVTTKE
- a CDS encoding class I SAM-dependent methyltransferase, producing MSHLKQHYDRGKLEQEFDNLPEASPIADIDPFKGDIIAMVGALALDYLDLDSGDTLLDIGTGRGRWAVAASPYCRKVIGIDISRRMLEDARSNIASAGVENVEFFRGSFENPCEEVNLSRMNINKVVAIYSLHHLTDPMKMEAISKLTQILKRPGRIVVGDIMWFDDPGKHRDAWDEVYFDDNELDHPASISFMKEVFQHSGANEIEVVQIHPLVGLISTTFL
- a CDS encoding Gfo/Idh/MocA family protein — encoded protein: MTKIAILGIAHMHGYSYVRALKRMNDIEIAGLYDEDRSRMNKACKHLGIKPCEKPEELVARSDGVIVTSENSTHREFVEIAAGAGKHILCEKPIATTVEDAEAMIEICRENNVKLQIAFPVRYSASVRKAREIIAGGLLGEVVSLVGTNHGRMPGGWFIDPVLGGGGAVMDHTVHVVDIVRWLLDCEFTQVYATYGTLIHDIPVEDCGLEMFRLSTGQYMTLDCSWSRPKTHPYWGDVTLHIVGTEGTLFLDVFNSKIEVYSNEKGSRWEAYGDNFDCLLIEDFVEVLRSGKDPFTRGEDGLEALKVVDAAYKSFREGQEIQIC
- a CDS encoding Gfo/Idh/MocA family protein gives rise to the protein MHSIAILGAGMMGNVHARAYRAIDQRNSLWIVDPIESRAKAISEKYGATVASFEEVLENSSVDIVGICTPTFTHRELAVRALKAGKHVFCEKPVALTLEDARAMDRAAKKSGRKFMVGHVVRFFPQYIRVKELAAAGDVGEIVMARLYRGGSFPSHGIDNWFADITKSGGVFVDLSIHDFDFLRKLLGPVKTVEARSVTLSSERKKNSFDHGMAILRFESGALAHIEGSWAEPAGMPVNFGTFYEFVGTKGMITNSYERETMLRLQTSIDGKPRYLQENPAYFDPYTEELKSFILSVEKDREVPVNGQEAIESLRVALAANMSAKLHRSVELSEVF
- a CDS encoding PHP domain-containing protein, producing MSVDFDFHTVFSDGSMSFEEVLTALRNAGLSKCGITDHFETGLPHSVAVSEAHYMDLFNRFKEKARKSGIEVLLGGETGLGPDGLMLPAKVPPFDFLIASVHRVNWRHKSESDYWREYRTYIERGIEKGGFQVLGHVEGYPS